In Gammaproteobacteria bacterium, a genomic segment contains:
- a CDS encoding AAA family ATPase has translation MNDEHDLKALLQSHFPIITIETHEEKRAKNLLGKVVGSIRLTLYCWSVTEGLNLFGADTKQTNYIDENGIHYAPKEPEPMLKHVKQSLTNCVVVLLDFHPYLSEPTLVRLIKEIALDATLSKNTLVLLSHSIETPDEIQRLCAGFTLSLPDEKKIRQLISDEAKIWAYKTKAKTLKADPKAISMLTQNLMGLTTSDARRLIRNAIYHDGAITQSDLPIVMQAKYELLSQGGILSFEHDTTEFAEVGGFNNLIQWIKNRKHAFLNRGESRLDVPKGIMLLGVQGGGKSLAAKAVAGTWNVPLLRMDFGALYNKYFGETEKNIRESLKTAEHMAPCVLWMDEIEKGIASGDYDSGTSRRVLGTLLTWMAENDKAVFIVATANDISSLPPELVRKGRLDEIFFVDLPQGEIRQDIFAIHLRKRNQDPARYDLAMLAANAQGFSGAEIEQAIVAATYAAHTRRSPMQTQDIIHELKNTHPLSVVMSEKIQDLRRWAKSRTVPA, from the coding sequence ATGAATGATGAACATGACTTAAAAGCATTACTGCAATCCCATTTCCCTATCATCACCATAGAAACTCACGAAGAGAAAAGAGCCAAGAACCTGCTCGGTAAAGTCGTGGGAAGTATACGTTTGACGCTGTATTGCTGGAGCGTCACTGAAGGACTCAACCTCTTCGGCGCGGACACAAAACAAACCAACTATATCGACGAAAACGGTATTCACTACGCTCCTAAAGAACCGGAACCCATGCTTAAGCATGTGAAACAGTCGCTCACCAACTGTGTGGTGGTGTTACTGGATTTTCACCCCTATTTAAGCGAACCCACCCTGGTGCGCTTGATCAAAGAAATTGCACTGGATGCCACGTTGAGTAAAAACACCCTCGTTCTACTCAGTCACAGCATTGAAACTCCCGACGAGATCCAGAGACTCTGCGCCGGATTTACCCTATCCCTACCGGACGAAAAAAAAATCCGTCAACTGATTTCAGATGAAGCCAAAATATGGGCTTATAAAACCAAAGCCAAAACTCTGAAAGCAGACCCGAAAGCCATTTCCATGCTAACCCAAAATCTTATGGGACTCACCACCAGCGATGCCCGGCGACTGATCCGCAATGCCATTTATCATGACGGCGCCATCACTCAGTCCGACCTCCCGATTGTCATGCAGGCCAAATACGAATTATTAAGTCAGGGGGGAATACTGTCCTTTGAACATGATACGACGGAGTTTGCTGAGGTGGGCGGATTCAACAACCTGATCCAGTGGATTAAAAACCGAAAACACGCTTTTTTGAACCGTGGTGAGAGCCGGCTGGATGTACCCAAAGGAATCATGCTGCTGGGTGTTCAGGGGGGAGGCAAAAGCCTGGCCGCCAAAGCGGTGGCCGGCACCTGGAATGTACCCTTGCTCAGAATGGACTTCGGCGCTTTGTATAATAAGTACTTTGGGGAAACTGAAAAAAACATTCGGGAATCCCTCAAAACCGCCGAGCACATGGCTCCTTGTGTCTTGTGGATGGATGAAATTGAAAAAGGTATTGCCTCGGGAGATTACGACAGCGGTACTTCCCGACGTGTCCTGGGCACTTTACTCACCTGGATGGCGGAAAACGACAAAGCTGTGTTTATCGTCGCCACAGCCAACGATATCTCCTCCCTACCTCCGGAACTGGTGCGCAAAGGCCGCCTGGATGAAATATTCTTTGTGGATCTACCCCAAGGGGAAATTCGGCAGGACATTTTTGCCATTCATTTGCGCAAACGCAACCAAGATCCTGCTCGTTACGATCTGGCCATGCTGGCCGCTAATGCTCAGGGATTCTCCGGTGCTGAAATTGAACAAGCCATTGTCGCTGCGACCTATGCCGCGCATACCCGACGCAGTCCCATGCAAACCCAAGACATTATCCACGAATTGAAAAATACCCATCCTCTTTCCGTGGTTATGTCCGAAAAAATTCAGGATTTACGCCGCTGGGCAAAGTCGCGCACTGTACCCGCTTGA
- a CDS encoding LamG domain-containing protein — protein sequence MSCNSAVEELDKDIPFYHEPVALYDLSGSDGTVFLDSSPLDPALDLTPSGTVTATNHGATISGDSILRTKVPATKISRTVAATNALTIEAWIRPANLTQTGPSRIVSLSQGALTRNFTLGQDFGAYIVRLKTSDNDANGKPEWSLPGTATLNLTHVVFSYDGNARPEITNFYINGELIKGRTDIFSGRFAGHWNLDFEFMLANEVNNPNNVIVDRRWNGDINRVAVYNRALLAEEVREKFNLGCRIYNVCPSVIQ from the coding sequence ATGTCGTGCAATTCTGCCGTAGAGGAACTGGATAAGGATATTCCGTTCTATCACGAACCGGTGGCCCTATATGATTTATCGGGTTCGGACGGTACGGTTTTTCTTGACAGCAGCCCTCTCGACCCTGCGTTGGATTTAACACCCAGCGGGACCGTTACCGCCACAAATCACGGCGCTACCATCAGCGGCGATTCCATTCTACGAACCAAAGTACCGGCCACCAAAATTAGCCGTACAGTGGCGGCCACTAACGCACTCACCATCGAGGCCTGGATCAGGCCTGCGAATCTGACACAGACCGGACCGTCACGTATTGTTTCCCTGTCACAGGGAGCTCTCACCCGAAACTTTACCCTGGGCCAAGACTTCGGCGCCTATATAGTACGACTTAAAACCAGCGACAACGATGCCAACGGTAAACCGGAATGGAGCCTTCCCGGCACCGCCACTCTGAACTTGACCCATGTGGTCTTTAGTTATGACGGCAATGCCCGACCGGAAATCACCAACTTTTATATCAACGGCGAACTCATCAAAGGCAGAACTGATATTTTTTCGGGTCGATTTGCAGGTCACTGGAACCTTGATTTTGAGTTCATGCTGGCAAACGAGGTCAACAATCCCAATAACGTAATCGTAGACCGCCGCTGGAACGGCGACATCAACCGCGTGGCGGTTTACAACCGGGCTTTACTCGCGGAAGAGGTGCGTGAGAAATTCAATTTGGGCTGCCGGATTTACAATGTCTGTCCAAGCGTGATTCAATAG
- a CDS encoding ATP-binding cassette domain-containing protein, translated as MHFLQWGPIGFSLVAGQCMSIRGASGSGKSLLLRCLADLDPHQGRIYLNGAEHLSLTAPQWRCKVGLMPATPVWWYDTVGEHLERKHLPHLEALGFSSDVLSWNIERLSSGEQQRLALVRLLAHEPEVLLLDEPSANLDQSNTQQMETLVLSYLKQRQAVAVWVSHDAEQASRVAQQCFVFQQRHLLPQTL; from the coding sequence TTGCACTTCTTACAATGGGGGCCCATTGGGTTTTCTCTAGTCGCTGGACAGTGCATGAGTATTCGAGGGGCCTCAGGGTCCGGCAAATCACTCTTGCTGCGTTGCCTGGCTGACCTGGACCCGCACCAAGGTCGTATATACCTCAATGGTGCGGAACACTTATCTCTAACGGCTCCACAATGGCGCTGCAAAGTAGGCTTGATGCCCGCCACCCCCGTATGGTGGTACGACACCGTGGGGGAACATTTGGAGAGAAAACATCTGCCCCACTTGGAAGCTCTGGGATTCAGCAGCGATGTGCTTAGTTGGAACATTGAGCGCCTCTCCAGCGGCGAGCAACAACGACTGGCTTTGGTGCGACTATTAGCCCATGAGCCGGAAGTCTTGTTACTGGACGAACCTAGCGCTAATCTGGACCAAAGTAACACGCAACAAATGGAGACCCTGGTATTGTCTTACCTGAAGCAGCGCCAAGCAGTCGCCGTCTGGGTCAGTCATGACGCGGAACAGGCGAGCCGGGTCGCCCAACAATGCTTCGTATTCCAGCAACGACACTTGTTGCCGCAAACGCTATGA
- a CDS encoding Crp/Fnr family transcriptional regulator, translating into MSNPPLLDKRMFLGAIPLFGSLSESALDELLQQTSERKLAAHKVVVAQGDPGSDMFIITSGSVDVSLTLADNEQIIVGKLAAGDAFGEIALFDTQIRSATVTTRESCHFLVIHKEDFISYLMRHPQVAIQLLGTLSKRLRAGSDLLQDTMAGKIEQRLAVTLSNIARAYGQQTRFGLRVDIPFGDVELAQIAEIPTAVAKAQLQHWCKDGIISREKHSLTVLKPTELESKILPVLAH; encoded by the coding sequence ATGAGCAATCCCCCGTTGCTTGATAAGCGAATGTTCCTCGGAGCCATCCCGCTGTTTGGGTCGCTCAGCGAATCGGCTTTGGATGAGTTACTGCAACAGACCTCAGAACGGAAATTGGCAGCTCACAAAGTGGTGGTCGCCCAAGGCGACCCCGGTTCGGATATGTTTATTATCACCTCGGGCTCGGTCGACGTGAGCCTGACGCTGGCGGACAATGAACAGATCATTGTGGGTAAGCTGGCGGCCGGCGATGCATTTGGGGAAATCGCCTTATTTGACACCCAAATCCGTAGCGCCACGGTGACCACCCGTGAATCCTGTCATTTTTTGGTGATCCACAAGGAAGACTTTATTTCCTACTTAATGCGCCATCCTCAAGTGGCGATTCAACTTTTGGGCACATTGTCCAAGCGCCTACGCGCCGGCAGCGATCTGCTGCAGGACACCATGGCCGGCAAAATTGAACAAAGATTGGCCGTCACTTTGAGCAACATCGCCCGCGCATATGGCCAACAAACCCGGTTCGGTTTGCGAGTGGACATTCCCTTTGGTGACGTGGAACTGGCCCAAATTGCGGAAATACCTACTGCAGTGGCCAAGGCCCAATTGCAGCATTGGTGTAAAGACGGCATTATCAGCCGGGAAAAACACTCGCTCACTGTACTGAAACCCACGGAGCTGGAGTCTAAAATACTTCCTGTCCTGGCTCACTGA
- a CDS encoding PaaI family thioesterase: protein MANEILNKSLFPHNTCYGCGHDNINGLKIEIIKDPANPKSLLAEFNAREYMEGLPGLTHSGAIFTAMDCLATWTAKTLLPHYRAIWMTQSCNVSYLSPAFIDQPLLMSGRVLEAGKDWETVIIYTEAKDSSGKPVSTAETSLLPLTAEKYLEITDGNPLPEYWDAYTKTQAQTDIA, encoded by the coding sequence ATGGCCAATGAAATTTTGAACAAATCTTTGTTCCCCCACAACACCTGTTACGGGTGTGGCCATGACAATATTAATGGCCTTAAAATTGAGATCATCAAAGACCCGGCAAACCCGAAGAGTTTGCTGGCCGAGTTTAACGCCAGGGAGTACATGGAAGGCTTGCCGGGGCTGACTCACAGCGGCGCTATTTTCACCGCTATGGACTGTCTTGCCACATGGACGGCGAAAACATTGTTACCCCATTATAGAGCCATTTGGATGACCCAATCCTGCAATGTTAGCTACTTGAGCCCTGCTTTTATTGATCAACCGTTACTGATGTCAGGAAGGGTACTGGAAGCGGGAAAAGATTGGGAAACGGTGATTATTTATACTGAAGCCAAAGACAGCTCAGGGAAACCGGTCAGTACGGCTGAAACCAGCCTACTCCCCCTAACCGCGGAAAAATACCTGGAAATCACCGACGGCAATCCTCTGCCGGAATATTGGGATGCCTATACAAAGACACAAGCGCAAACCGATATCGCTTAG
- the fetB gene encoding iron export ABC transporter permease subunit FetB encodes MIHLSFYDLLIAAALIALLATLSWHYRLGLTGQLIVASLRTLVQLLLVGLILKVLFETPNIWLLTLIACVMLAAASREVLARQKYPFKGWWGYGLSSGSMFISSFTVTLLALTVIIENQPWYSPQYAIPLLGMLLGNTMTGIALSLDRLSSDAYRQKNIIEQRLMLGQNSQTAIHHIKSDSLRAGLMPTINAMATAGLVSLPGMMTGQILAGSPPVEAVKYQILILFLITAGTGFGTLCAVSIASRHLFDERHRLRLDKLRR; translated from the coding sequence ATGATCCACCTTTCCTTCTACGACTTGTTGATAGCCGCCGCTTTAATCGCCTTATTGGCAACATTGAGTTGGCATTACCGCCTGGGCCTGACCGGGCAACTCATCGTCGCCTCCTTACGCACCCTGGTACAGCTCTTATTGGTTGGCCTGATACTTAAGGTACTGTTTGAAACACCCAATATTTGGTTGTTAACCCTGATCGCCTGCGTCATGCTGGCTGCCGCCAGCAGGGAAGTCCTGGCACGTCAAAAATACCCCTTCAAAGGCTGGTGGGGCTACGGGCTCAGTAGTGGCTCTATGTTCATCTCCTCTTTTACTGTTACCTTACTGGCACTGACAGTGATCATCGAAAATCAACCCTGGTACTCACCCCAGTACGCCATACCCTTGCTGGGCATGCTCTTAGGCAACACCATGACGGGAATTGCCCTAAGCCTGGACCGCTTAAGCAGTGATGCTTATCGCCAAAAAAACATCATCGAACAACGACTCATGCTGGGCCAAAACAGCCAAACGGCCATCCATCACATTAAGTCTGACAGTTTACGCGCCGGCCTGATGCCCACCATCAACGCCATGGCCACCGCCGGACTGGTCAGTCTCCCCGGCATGATGACCGGACAAATCCTGGCGGGAAGCCCGCCGGTGGAAGCTGTCAAATATCAAATACTGATTTTGTTTCTCATCACAGCCGGCACGGGTTTTGGAACCTTGTGCGCGGTCAGTATCGCCAGTCGCCACTTATTCGACGAGCGCCACCGTTTGCGATTGGATAAGCTTCGTCGCTGA
- the hemW gene encoding radical SAM family heme chaperone HemW, with translation MFQFSTLPPLSLYIHFPWCVQKCPYCDFNSHALGDGVPEQAYVEALLRDLDQDLPLVWGRKVNSIFMGGGTPSLFSAQALEALLSGIRARVALHSNLEVTLEANPGTVEQERFSAYRAIGINRLSIGVQSLSDTHLQSLGRIHNSAEARRAVEAAGRAGFENLNLDLMYGLPQQSVQQALQDLQYAIDLAPTHLSWYQLTLEPNTRFYHDPPSLPGDDVLWQMQESGVALLQHNNFEQYEVSAYAREGKLCRHNLNYWTFGDYLGIGAGAHAKISMGAAQSIKRLSKSRAPKQYMDNAGTPECVTQRQLASEDVVLEFMMNALRLRQGFSIETFTAHTGLDFSLCEAVLSQAQSRGLIETKEQHIRTTETGQRFLNDLLQMFMP, from the coding sequence ATGTTTCAGTTTTCCACATTACCCCCTTTATCGTTGTACATACATTTTCCCTGGTGTGTGCAAAAGTGTCCCTATTGTGACTTTAATTCCCATGCGCTGGGCGACGGTGTTCCTGAACAGGCCTATGTAGAGGCTTTGTTGCGGGATCTGGATCAGGATTTACCGCTGGTTTGGGGTCGCAAAGTAAACAGTATCTTTATGGGAGGCGGTACCCCCAGTTTGTTTTCAGCGCAGGCTCTGGAAGCATTGCTATCGGGTATCAGGGCCCGGGTGGCTTTACACAGTAATTTGGAAGTCACCTTGGAGGCCAATCCGGGTACGGTGGAGCAGGAGCGCTTTTCCGCCTATCGTGCCATAGGAATAAATCGCCTTTCCATTGGTGTGCAGAGTCTTAGCGATACTCATTTACAGAGCCTGGGTCGCATCCATAATAGTGCTGAAGCACGGCGTGCCGTGGAAGCGGCAGGCCGGGCCGGATTTGAAAATCTGAATTTGGATTTGATGTACGGCTTACCGCAGCAATCGGTGCAGCAGGCATTACAGGATTTGCAATACGCAATCGATTTGGCCCCGACACATCTGTCCTGGTATCAGCTGACCTTGGAACCCAATACCCGATTTTATCATGATCCGCCATCTTTACCTGGGGATGATGTGCTGTGGCAAATGCAAGAGTCCGGTGTGGCTTTATTACAGCACAACAATTTCGAGCAATACGAAGTATCTGCCTATGCGAGGGAAGGAAAGCTGTGTCGCCATAATCTCAATTATTGGACCTTTGGTGATTACTTGGGAATCGGTGCGGGCGCCCACGCCAAAATCAGTATGGGTGCTGCACAGAGCATTAAACGCTTATCCAAATCTCGCGCACCAAAGCAGTATATGGATAATGCCGGCACCCCCGAGTGTGTCACGCAAAGACAACTGGCTTCGGAAGATGTGGTGTTGGAGTTTATGATGAATGCATTACGTTTACGGCAAGGGTTTTCCATAGAGACATTCACGGCACATACGGGCCTGGATTTTTCCCTATGTGAAGCGGTATTGTCCCAAGCGCAGAGCAGGGGCTTAATTGAAACCAAGGAGCAACACATACGCACCACAGAAACCGGGCAACGTTTTCTCAACGACCTGCTGCAAATGTTCATGCCTTAA